The genomic DNA TGACGAATACAAAACCCATGTTGGCCATTGTCAAACATCTGATTAATGGCTTCTCTCAAACCCCTCCTGAAATCAGCAACAAATGTGATCGGATGGGATGTTGACAAAGCAGATTTTAACTCCATAATGAACCAAAGCCAATTCTCCTCACTCTCAACATCTACAACAGAAAATGCAACTGGAAAAATACCGTCATCACCATCAGGAGCCGAAGCAACTATTAGCACCCCTTGGTATTTTGATCGCAAAGGGATGCTGTCAATAAAGATCAAAGGACGGCAACCTAGCTGGAAACCAGAAATCAAGGCGTGAAATGAAACAAAGACCCCCAGGAAGCTTGAATTCTCTCTTATGGCTAATGCAGCAATGCTACCTGGATTagattctaatattttttcacacaaGTAAGGCAGCTGATTATACGCATCTTCATATGAGCGTGAAAGTTCCTCCTTGGCCAGCAATTTTGCACGATTTGCCTGAGCAGGGTTCAGTACCACTCCGTATTCCTTTTCAATGATGGTGGCAATATCCTTAGCCTTGAAATGTGTGGAGGTTTTCAGTTTCTCTTTCACTATACTTCCAACCCAGCCCTTAGATGCCCTATAGCCAGTTCTTGAATCAGCTCTTTCACACAGATGATTTGGATTCATTTTCTTAATGCAAAACAATTGGGTAGTGGAGGCCACCCTAGATGCATATATCCTCCATGGACAACCTTCATATTTGCATCTGGCACTTATGCGGTAGCTGTCGTTTTTCTTATATCGAAAAATAAACCCATGAGCAATAGAGTACCTCAGCAAAGCTTCACGAAATTCTGAGAAACTACGGAATCTTTGACCAACACTAATAATTTCAGCACCTGATTCATTGGCAAGTTTGGTTTGACTGTCTACAATGTCTATGTCAATAATATTGTCAAAAGGTGATGTTGCAATTGGGTTGTCCATATCAATTGGGACATTAACTTCAGTATTGCTGGTAGAAGGTATCATCAGAGTAGGAACAATATCTTCAGATACAGCTATGTTCTTTGACCTGCAAAATGAAGCATACATTATGATCCCATCAACATTTACAAACCCCTATTGGGTTTGAATCTCAATATTAATAACTGTTAAGTACCTTTTGACAGGCTTTTTTGATACTTTTGGCGCGCTGCATTCTTCTTGCGTGACAAATACATTGACTTGGTCAGAGTCCTCAAAGAGATTTAGCATACTCTCCAGGTCCTTATCCTTGGAGATTGATACCAGAGTCTTATCGTTTTCAGGAAGGAAGTACTTGATAGACATGCGATCAAGAGTACAGCCAAATGTTTCAACCAGTTCCTTCCTGAAAGCTTTTAATTTCGTTTCCTGATTAATATCCACTGCATAAGCCACCCCTCCGCTGTACGATAAAGACCCAGATTCATCCGTCTTAAACTCACCACCAGACTGACATATAGTTATAATTCTCTTTGTGGACATCTTGCACTTTTGATTAACTTCTGTGGACTGCCAAGACAAAAAAAATGCATACAAAATAGTGTCAATCAAAGACAATTTATTCACTAAAAATAGGAACATTATAACAGCATTAAACATCTAAGATATTACAATTGGGTAATTACACATCATTTGGTTTCTATGTAGTCATATGagctcaatcaaaccaaaaaatATCAATTCACACTCAGGTTGGTCCATCAGCGACTCTGTTTTCCTTTTATCTGTAAAACTGTCATCAACTGCCTTGATAGCTTAATAACCTGATATTACTTCGAAATTCTCTATTTTCCATTTATCAGTAAATCTGTCATCAACTGCCCTGATAGCTTACATTCATACACTGTTATTTCATTATCCTTAATCACCAATGACCCCATACCTTTACTTTTCACCCAAACCACAAAACTATGAGCCAAAATaaatacattcatataaataagTAGCATAAACCACATTCTTCTAAGCCATATCAAAGAAATCAATGTCATTTGATCCTTAAAACAAAGAACTATAACCATTTATCACTCATAAGATAGTCCAAACTACTAGGGCAATTCACCTATAAACCTACATTCTCCTTTAACACCTTCAAGACTCAAGCTTTAACTGGAATTCACCTATAAACCTAAAAATAAACATACTTTTCTTACATATAAAAGCACTAACAACTTCAAATTTGACCTGACAAAGAGATaaacaaaactataaaattggtcACATAGATATATCTACTAAAATTCGAACAGAACCTGGAAATGATCCCTGCAGAAGAAGTTCTGGAACCCTTTAGCCGCTCAATCGCTGTAACAAAGGCATCGATTAGTTTTGATGATTGATTCCGAGAAGAAGGTCGAAGGATGGTTCAGAATCAGACCGGAATTAGGTTAAGATGAAAAGAACCCAGAATGGAGGCGTTCAGTCTGCGTCTATGTTATATAATAGTCAACCGAGCCCAATAATTTTCTTGCTCTATCACACCTCTTCCCGAGTCCAGTCAGATGGTCTGATCCCCTCTTCTCTCTTTATCACCGTTCGATCAATTCAATTCTATTAGATCAATTTCTCATATTTACCtgtctaaataatataatatataaaattaatacaaattattattattttaaatattaagtgAATTTTGTATTGATTAAGCATATATATGGTAGCTGAATATTGATCATGGCATTTAAAAACAGagatatatgattaattatatttggcGCGTTTTATAAAAAGTAGTTAACATTAGTTGATTCGTTTTTGTTTGGCGCGtcctttttaaaaattaaaagtcgTTCAACCGTATTTGGCGCGTTTTGAAAGAGAATAACGTTCATggcaattaattcattaatatttgacgcgttttaaaattaaattaatttctaataaaCTTACTAAACCTAATAATCTAAATAGAATTgcatatataatcaattatattttattaagatttgtttacttttctcttctctaaatattatttaatattattttttaagatttttaaataataatatttatttttcttctaacaaacatattaaaaaattatttaaataactcaaatctaataaaatattaattaaaatattaaaatatattttaattttaattattattttttattttatcatcataTATTCATTCACACAatataaatctttatatataaaaaacctaattttctcaaaatcacccTCATAAATCATTTACCTAAAAAAAGCCATAGCAATAGTAATTACTAATTAGTGACCATTACTCtcttaaaaatgtattttcttttctttttcaccAAGTCATAAACAATGAAtgtttttccttttaaattttggaaaatcttattaaaatagaaaaaaatgagtTCAATTACATATATTGCTatccaatatattttttttatttaaaaaaatattataataatatgtgtctataaaataaattagcaTTCAAAATAAAGCACAATAATTCAGAACTAATAAAATAGTATTATGTCTAAACTGAAACTTCATTCTTCAATTATTTGAGAGTGAACTTCATTCTTTATTGTaccaatttaaattattattatttttcttttcctctgaatattattaataagagaCCCTTAACAAAATCATTCATAAGTAAagattttattatgaatttgtaatatatttttatttaaagtatcattttaatgttaatttattactattttaGAACTTGAAACTTACTATCAACAAAAATGACacataaagatattttaaaaaatcatgatAAAACCTTGATATTGAAATTTGAAACACTCtcattcaacaaaaaaaaaaaaaaaaaacaaaaaaaaactattatttatttttcattaatagcCATTAACTCTCCAATAATATTTCTACTACTATTATGGAAGGACTTTCAACTACAATATTTTGTACAAAAATATCCATAAAGtctttaaagttaaaattatttgataacaataaattacaatatttttggTCGACTAATCTTCTTTGAGAgtacaaattcaataaaatcaataaaaaatattgataagtTATTTTTGACTAAAACCATTTTGTAATTCTTGTTTACAAGAGTGATTATGTATCAGAATGGATAAATTTAATACTATGATGATTaaaaatcaatcattttttaGACATTGAAGACTTTGTAGTGGAAGAGAAGAGGagtaatgatttttattgaatagtttatttatttttatattagtacaacttaagaaaaatataatttgaccccacttacataatatatataaaaatgaagcaAATTTTCTTATCCTATTTCATTTAAGATTAAAGTCTCAATTTTAGAGCGTAGACAAGTCCTCAACTAAGGCCTTTTGTTATATTCTTGTCACTTCAgttgtttttatttgttcttaGGCTTATAAATCTCTTTTCggtttttaatttcaatattactaTTCAAAACTATagaaaataaaaccaaataatGTACACgaggattataatatatattagtttgtcATTAACAGAAAACCAAAATGTGGTTTACAGCATTATTGAAAACTGGATGAAGATCTCAATTATGAAATCTATGCCAACTCTTTCTCTTGATCAAGATTCAATACCACTCACTTGAACATAATAATAGCTTCTCTGGGCTTGCCTAACAACGAAAGAATCGTTGCACATATATGTGTAGCCGAGAGCCCCGCTTGATCAAGCTGGTCCTGGGGCGAGCCATGGTCGATGTATCTATCTGGAAGGACCATTGATCTTAACTGCAACAACATTCCAATACTGAATTAGAAACAGACCAAACATGTCATGTGTTCATTGAAGTGAGATTGGaggttagttagttagttagtttaCCTTTAAAGGTCCATCAAGAAGACCATTTAAGCCTAAGTACTGAGTAACATGAGATCCAAATCCGCCTATTGAACCTTCTTCCGCAGTCAATATTATCTCGTGTTCTTTAGCCAAACTCTTTATCAGATTGGTATCTAACGGCTTGCAGAACCTTGCATCGGCTACAGTCACGAATATGTCTTGGGATCTTAGAATGTTGGCTGCTTCTACACATTGTTGAACAATTGACCCGAATCCTAGAATAGCCACTCTGGTTCCCTCCATCAATATTCTTCCTTTTCCAATCTAATTCAATTCAGCCAACCAAAACAagattaagtttttattttacaaatttagaTTTGGGGGTATATATGAATATGTATGCTGCTAACCTCAAGAGAAGTTCCTTTATAGTTATGAGGAAGAGCAACTCCTATACCATTGCCTCTAGGGAACCGGAAACAACTAGGCCTATCATCAATTGCAGCCGCGGTTGCAACCATGTGCATCAGCTCTGCTTCATCGGCTGGAGCCATGACCACCATGTTGGGTAGACAAGCCATGTAGGTGATGTCAAACGCCCCACAATGGGTTGGCCCGTCCGCTCCAACCATCCCTGCTCGATCCAATGCAAACCGAACTGGCAATTTCTGAAGATCCACGTCGTGCACCACCTTTTCATATCCATAACAACACAAAATCAGTTCATTCCATCTTTCagattataaacaaataaaattggtTGCCTAATTACCTGGTCATAACCTCGTTGAAGAAACGATGAATAGATGGCGCAGAATGGCTTAAGACCCTCTGTGGCTAAACCAGCAGCAAAAGTGACAGCATGTTGCTCGGCAATGCCTACATCGAAGCAACGATTTGGAAACTTCTTCTGAAAATAATTGAGTCCTGTGCCACCACCCATGGCAGCATGAATGGCCACAATCTTGTTATCTACCTCGGCTTCCTTTATCAAAGACTCGGCAAAGTACTGTGTGTATGAAAGTGTAGGGGATTTAGCCTTAAACTGCTTTCCCGTCTCAGGATCAAACTTCACAACCCCTGAAGtgaatgaaaaattataatcatCCCAAGAATGCAATCGCCAAAATGAGTAATGCCAACACTTACCATGCATTTTATCAGCTGCAGCTTCGGCTGGAGGATAGCCCTTTCCTTTCTCGGTAACAATATGGATTAAAACCGGACCTGGTGCGGGCATTTCCTTTACTTTCTGAAAAATGGTGACCAAATCTTCAATATTGTGGCCATCCACTGGACCGATGTAGTACAATCCAAGCTCCTCGAAGAGAGTTGATCCCGTTGCGCTAATCATACCCCTAGCATACTCATCAACTTTGGCAGCTACCTCGTGCGCTTGTGGCCCAATTTGCCTTGTCAAACTCTGTATTTTTTGTAAGTGTatgaaaaaggaagaaaaaaatagcAGATGGAGTTGATGGTCTTGAGAAGAAAGACTTAATTTCTTACTTTTGCAGCTTCACGAAGCTGTCTGAACTTGGTGCTAGCTTGGATCTTGGTTAAAGTACTGCTTAAAGCTCCAACAGGAGTAGCAGGACCATCGAGAGTGGCGGTTGGCAAGGAGACTTGTTTGTTGTCATTAAGGATAACAATGAGGTTAGAATCTAGGAAACCCGCGTTGTTCATAGCCTCATATGCTTGTCCAGCAGTCATGGCTCCATCTCCGATCACAGAAATGACATTGTTGTTTTTTCCAAGCAGATCTCTTGCAACTGCCATACCAAGTCCAGCGGATATGCTTGTTGAACTATGCCCAACCCCGAAAGCATCGTGCACACTTTCATCCCTTTTGGGGAAACCTGCAAGTCCTGATGTCTTCCTTATTGTATGCATTCTTGATCTCCTTCCTGTAAGAATCTTATGTGGATACGCCTGC from Impatiens glandulifera chromosome 9, dImpGla2.1, whole genome shotgun sequence includes the following:
- the LOC124914143 gene encoding uncharacterized protein LOC124914143, whose amino-acid sequence is MSTKRIITICQSGGEFKTDESGSLSYSGGVAYAVDINQETKLKAFRKELVETFGCTLDRMSIKYFLPENDKTLVSISKDKDLESMLNLFEDSDQVNVFVTQEECSAPKVSKKPVKRSKNIAVSEDIVPTLMIPSTSNTEVNVPIDMDNPIATSPFDNIIDIDIVDSQTKLANESGAEIISVGQRFRSFSEFREALLRYSIAHGFIFRYKKNDSYRISARCKYEGCPWRIYASRVASTTQLFCIKKMNPNHLCERADSRTGYRASKGWVGSIVKEKLKTSTHFKAKDIATIIEKEYGVVLNPAQANRAKLLAKEELSRSYEDAYNQLPYLCEKILESNPGSIAALAIRENSSFLGVFVSFHALISGFQLGCRPLIFIDSIPLRSKYQGVLIVASAPDGDDGIFPVAFSVVDVESEENWLWFIMELKSALSTSHPITFVADFRRGLREAINQMFDNGQHGFCIRHLVDKLNEDIKDLPHETRSIVNQYIFSAAYTPTVDTFRQYIEKIESVSPEVYNWVVQSEVHHWANAFFTGARYNHLTCDFGRIIYSWVADAHEFPITQLLDVLINKTMELVYTRRADSSKWITKLTPSMEEKLKCEISKISSLQVFLSHDDIYEVHGESVDVVDIEHWDCSCRGWQLTGFPCSHAIAVLEFLGRDLYSYCSKYFTVESYCLTYAESVHPIPIMEKTEQSKPSTGTILVTPPTKRSSLKRLEQNSLSQVAAATKRKRKKKQSASLELSKRQFKCSRCKGLGHNKKTCSASNSDSSSEEDGLDIELLTNKDTFFPTFGS
- the LOC124914764 gene encoding probable 1-deoxy-D-xylulose-5-phosphate synthase 2, chloroplastic, with translation MAVVSCPAISLNQSISPSPLALSSRKNQISLDRTKFQLRASAGEANHSEERKMTMIRKEKDGWKIDFSSEKPATPLLDTINFPLHMKNLSIQDLEQLSAELRADIVHSVSQTGGHLSSSLGVVELTVSLHHVFNTPDDKIIWDVGHQAYPHKILTGRRSRMHTIRKTSGLAGFPKRDESVHDAFGVGHSSTSISAGLGMAVARDLLGKNNNVISVIGDGAMTAGQAYEAMNNAGFLDSNLIVILNDNKQVSLPTATLDGPATPVGALSSTLTKIQASTKFRQLREAAKSLTRQIGPQAHEVAAKVDEYARGMISATGSTLFEELGLYYIGPVDGHNIEDLVTIFQKVKEMPAPGPVLIHIVTEKGKGYPPAEAAADKMHGVVKFDPETGKQFKAKSPTLSYTQYFAESLIKEAEVDNKIVAIHAAMGGGTGLNYFQKKFPNRCFDVGIAEQHAVTFAAGLATEGLKPFCAIYSSFLQRGYDQVVHDVDLQKLPVRFALDRAGMVGADGPTHCGAFDITYMACLPNMVVMAPADEAELMHMVATAAAIDDRPSCFRFPRGNGIGVALPHNYKGTSLEIGKGRILMEGTRVAILGFGSIVQQCVEAANILRSQDIFVTVADARFCKPLDTNLIKSLAKEHEIILTAEEGSIGGFGSHVTQYLGLNGLLDGPLKLRSMVLPDRYIDHGSPQDQLDQAGLSATHICATILSLLGKPREAIIMFK